Part of the Halobaculum halobium genome, TGTCCGGTGGCTCCGGACCTCGCCGGAGCGCTCGTCGCCCACGAGCGTCAGGTCCGTGCCGGCCGCCAGCGTCTCGCACAGCGACTCGACCGCCGCGCGGGCGTCCGAGTCGGATGCGAGGTGCGCGCGGTACCGGTCGGCGAAGTCGACGCGGTCCCACGCCGCGTTGTGCGCGCCGGACTCGCACAGGCCGTCGATCCGGAACGACGCCGCGGCCTCGGCGTGGTCCGCTCGGAGAGGTTCAGGCGGTGCCAACCCTGGGCGGACTTCGTCGACGAGCGCGCGCAGGCGACGCGACGGCGACGCTGCGACACCGATCAACCGGGTTGCCCGCGGGAGCTCGTCGCGCTCGCGGTCGAGTTCGGCGACGTACGTGTCGGACAGCACCACAGCCGAAGGGAGCGCTCGGCGGTCAAAAAACGCACCGCCGACAGATCGGCCCCGTCGTTCGCGACGGGTTACACGCGCTTGGACCGCGCCTCTCGAACGCTGGCGCCCTCGCGGACCATGTCCTCACAGGAGGGACACACGCGGACGTTGTTCATCCCTTCCGGGGCGAACACTCGGACGTACCGCTCGGTGACGAACGAACTACAGTTCCTGCACTCCGGCATACGGTTGCTTGTCATCGCCTATCGTAGTATGTGTATCGGCCGCTCACGGAAACTACCGCAAGGCGAACTGCGGGTCGGGCCGGTGCGGCGCCCTCGCGTGAGCGGCGGCCGGCGCAGGTGGGAGGATTTTTGTCTCCGCGTCGGCTACCGGCGCGCATGGCTACAGAAACGGAAGACGCCCACGACGACGGGCACCACCTCCCCGCGGTCGAGGACTGGCCGCGCGGGTTCGGGGAGGCCTCGTGGTGGCCGTTCCTCACGGCGCTGGGCGGTGCGGGCAT contains:
- a CDS encoding DUF488 family protein, N3 subclade, with amino-acid sequence MVLSDTYVAELDRERDELPRATRLIGVAASPSRRLRALVDEVRPGLAPPEPLRADHAEAAASFRIDGLCESGAHNAAWDRVDFADRYRAHLASDSDARAAVESLCETLAAGTDLTLVGDERSGEVRSHRTVLREVLADRAGRAHRGAGGGAVEHADPDSADRND
- a CDS encoding DUF7563 family protein encodes the protein MPECRNCSSFVTERYVRVFAPEGMNNVRVCPSCEDMVREGASVREARSKRV